TCGCTGACGTTGCCGGCAGCGGCGAGCGCGGCGGCAACCTGACGAATAGCGTCTTCTTTATTGGTGGCGCTGGCGCCAGTATGAATGGCTTTCAGATCTAGCTGGAACATAGTTCTCCTCTCCCGCTGAAATTGAATCGTTTCAGCTATTATGAGAAAAAAAGCGTCATCTTCTGACGGGCAACCGATTGAGACAACGCTGAAACGTTTCAATGAGTTTGGTACAGTCATCGTCTTGCTGGCAAGATTTACTGTAAACGATGTAGCAGATTTTTGACGTCACGCACATTTCACTTAACTTTTTCAGAGAAATGCCGCCGCTGCCAGCCGGCTTGCTGAAGCGGATTTGACTCAGGGTGCGTTTTAACCCAACGCGGTCAGCAACTTCAGCTTTTTGCTGCGGATGGTGCAAAAAATGCGGAAACCCTCTGCAGCCTTCACAGTTTTTTTTGAAACGGGTTTTTAAAAAATAGCGCAACGGCGTAGAATTCCCCCGTCCATTTCTGCCGGTTAACCCTCACTTATGCAAACATCTGGTGCCACTCTTCGCCGCCTGCCTGACCTGCGTTCGGCTGCCTTTCTGCTGGTCGCATTTCTCTCCGGCATCGCCGGGGCGCTGCAGACCCCGACCCTCAGCCTGTTTCTCTCTACGGAAGTGCATGCGCGTCCGTTTATGGTGGGACTGTTTTTTACCGGCAGTGCTTTGATTGGCATTGTGGTGAGCCAGCTGCTGGCGACCCGTTCCGACCGTCAGGGCGACCGCAAGACGCTGATCTTTCAGTGCTGCCTGCTGGGCGCGGTTGGCTGCATTCTGTTTGCCTGGAATCGTAATTACTTTGTCTTGTTACTGGTCGGCGTACTGCTCTCCAGTTTTGGCTCGACCGCCAACCCGCAGATGTTTGCGCTGGCGCGTGAACACGCCGACAAAACCGGCCGTGAAGCGGTAATGTTCAGCACGATTATGCGTACCCAGGTTTCGCTGGCATGGGTCATTGGCCCGCCGGTTGCCTTTGCGCTGGCGCTGGGGTTTGGTTTTCAGGTGATGTACGCCTGTGCGGCGGTGGCATTTGTCTGCTGCGCGGTGATTGTCCGCTATCTGCTGCCATCCATGCGAAAGACCGTGCTGCAAACCACCACCATGTTGCAGGCGCCACGGCGCAACCGCCGCGATACGCTGCTGCTGTTTACCGGCTGTACGCTGATGTGGGCCTGCAACAATATCTGGCTGATTAATATGCCGTTGTATGTGGTGCATGAGTTACATCTGCCGGAAAAACTGGCGGGGCAATTAATGGGGCTGGCGGCGGGACTGGAAATCCCGGTGATGCTGATTGCTGGCTACTACGCCCGCCGCTTCAGCAAACGCGCGCTGATGCGCTGCGCCGCCACCTGCGGGCTGCTGTTTTACGCCGGGGTATTGCTGATCAATACCGCCATCCCGTTACTGCTGATCCAGGGACTGAACGCTATCTTTATTGGCATTCTGGCTGGTATTGGCATGATCTATTTTCAGGATCTGATGCCAGGCCAGGCAGGCGCGGCGACGACGCTGTTCAGCAACTCAACCCGTGTCGGCTGGATCCTCGCCGGATCGCTGGCCGGTCTGGTGGCTGAATTCTGGAGTTACCATGCGGTGTTTTACTGCGCGTTGCTGATGAACGCTGGCACTCTGTACTGCATGTGGCGGATCAAAAACGCCTGACGCCTGTTCAGCTGGAGGTATCCGCTTCCAGCTGTAACAGCCAGGTCATCGCCTGCAGGCGGCTGCTGCCACACATTTCCGCGTCAGGCTGCAATCCCGCGCAGAC
This is a stretch of genomic DNA from Winslowiella toletana. It encodes these proteins:
- a CDS encoding sugar efflux transporter, whose protein sequence is MQTSGATLRRLPDLRSAAFLLVAFLSGIAGALQTPTLSLFLSTEVHARPFMVGLFFTGSALIGIVVSQLLATRSDRQGDRKTLIFQCCLLGAVGCILFAWNRNYFVLLLVGVLLSSFGSTANPQMFALAREHADKTGREAVMFSTIMRTQVSLAWVIGPPVAFALALGFGFQVMYACAAVAFVCCAVIVRYLLPSMRKTVLQTTTMLQAPRRNRRDTLLLFTGCTLMWACNNIWLINMPLYVVHELHLPEKLAGQLMGLAAGLEIPVMLIAGYYARRFSKRALMRCAATCGLLFYAGVLLINTAIPLLLIQGLNAIFIGILAGIGMIYFQDLMPGQAGAATTLFSNSTRVGWILAGSLAGLVAEFWSYHAVFYCALLMNAGTLYCMWRIKNA